A single window of Methanomassiliicoccales archaeon DNA harbors:
- a CDS encoding ribulose 1,5-bisphosphate carboxylase large subunit gives MEYSDKYLHLGEKVDVDDNVICVYRISSELPMETAAAAIATEQSTGTWTGLTTLSEDIFDRLSGKVIDIQKDKATIAFPSEDFSLEVGGIPQILSVIAGNLFGLDSLKGVRLEDVEFPMSMIREFRGPRFGIEGMRSLLDRPEKPLVGTIVKPKIGLSPSKTADYVYEAGMGGLTNGKDDETLVDQDFCPMEERVVSIAEAIDRVREETGHKMMHAINVSTRGDRIVEVAEWAQDLGATELMVDVLTCGFAAVQALSEDASIRLPIHVHRTMHGAITRNPEHGVSMRVFTRLVRMCGGDALHIGTFGVGKMKGDPEEDLHNKRACVEEMGTLKPVMPVCSGGLHPGMVPSLVKIGGRDIQIQAGGGVAGHPLGVRGGARAMAQAVDAAVMEEDLEDYAKDHEELRMAIDRWGLE, from the coding sequence ATGGAATATTCAGATAAATATCTCCATCTGGGAGAGAAGGTGGATGTTGACGATAACGTCATCTGTGTGTACCGAATCAGCAGCGAACTGCCTATGGAAACGGCAGCTGCGGCTATTGCCACTGAGCAGTCCACGGGAACCTGGACAGGACTGACCACACTCAGCGAAGATATATTCGATAGATTGAGCGGCAAGGTTATCGACATCCAGAAAGACAAGGCCACGATCGCATTTCCCTCTGAGGATTTCAGTCTGGAGGTGGGGGGAATTCCCCAAATCCTCAGCGTGATCGCCGGAAACCTCTTTGGTCTGGATTCTCTAAAGGGCGTGAGGCTTGAAGACGTTGAGTTTCCTATGAGCATGATCAGGGAATTCAGAGGTCCAAGATTCGGGATTGAGGGGATGCGCTCCCTGCTGGACAGACCTGAGAAGCCTCTTGTGGGGACCATCGTGAAGCCCAAGATAGGGCTATCGCCGTCGAAGACCGCGGACTACGTATACGAGGCAGGAATGGGCGGTTTGACGAACGGGAAGGATGATGAGACCTTGGTCGACCAGGACTTCTGTCCCATGGAGGAGAGGGTGGTTTCCATCGCCGAGGCCATTGATCGTGTTCGAGAAGAGACCGGGCATAAGATGATGCACGCGATCAACGTGTCCACGAGAGGAGACCGTATCGTTGAGGTTGCCGAGTGGGCACAGGATCTGGGAGCTACAGAGCTCATGGTGGATGTGCTCACCTGCGGCTTCGCCGCCGTGCAAGCCCTCTCCGAGGATGCCTCAATCAGGCTGCCCATACATGTCCATCGGACAATGCACGGGGCGATAACTCGAAACCCGGAGCACGGCGTATCGATGAGGGTCTTCACCAGGCTGGTAAGGATGTGCGGGGGCGATGCGCTTCACATTGGAACATTTGGCGTGGGTAAGATGAAGGGGGATCCAGAGGAGGACCTCCACAATAAAAGAGCTTGTGTTGAGGAGATGGGTACCCTGAAACCGGTCATGCCAGTTTGTTCCGGTGGGCTTCATCCAGGGATGGTACCCTCTCTGGTCAAGATAGGAGGGAGAGATATTCAGATCCAAGCTGGAGGGGGTGTGGCTGGCCACCCACTTGGTGTGAGAGGTGGAGCAAGGGCCATGGCCCAGGCAGTGGACGCGGCGGTCATGGAGGAAGACCTAGAGGACTACGCCAAGGACCACGAGGAATTGAGGATGGCCATTGACAGGTGGGGTCTAGAGTGA
- a CDS encoding nucleotide exchange factor GrpE encodes MEKELDEAASEEASPEDSVETEEVESLKQELEDLKDQLMEERAFSKNYLNSAKRIQADFDNYKKRQQREIERITETANEKLISELLLIIDDFERALAISDSDKGMEGVRQIHSNVKSLLKGYGLREAPADGQFNPDLHEALCVGEGEEGKILEVYQKGYFLGDKVIRYAKVMVGKQKEGE; translated from the coding sequence ATGGAAAAGGAGCTTGATGAGGCAGCCTCTGAGGAGGCATCTCCCGAAGACTCAGTGGAGACCGAAGAAGTAGAATCGCTGAAACAGGAGCTCGAGGATCTCAAGGATCAGCTCATGGAGGAGAGGGCTTTTTCCAAGAACTACCTCAATTCTGCGAAGAGGATACAGGCGGACTTCGACAATTACAAGAAGCGGCAGCAGAGGGAGATAGAGAGGATAACGGAGACTGCCAACGAAAAGCTCATCTCCGAGCTGCTCCTGATAATCGATGATTTCGAACGTGCCCTGGCCATTTCCGATTCGGACAAGGGCATGGAGGGTGTAAGGCAGATACACTCCAATGTCAAATCCCTTCTCAAAGGTTACGGCCTCAGGGAGGCACCAGCCGATGGGCAGTTCAATCCAGACCTTCACGAGGCGCTCTGCGTGGGAGAAGGCGAAGAGGGAAAGATCTTGGAGGTTTATCAGAAAGGTTATTTCCTTGGAGACAAGGTTATTCGTTATGCCAAGGTAATGGTTGGAAAGCAGAAAGAGGGTGAATAA
- the dnaK gene encoding molecular chaperone DnaK, producing MSRIIGIDLGTSNSAAAIMEGGRSTIIPSAEGTSIGGKAFPSYVAFTKEKELLVGEPARRQAVTNPESTIKAIKRKMGTDYKAEIFGKQYTPQQISAFILQKIKRDAEAYLGESIQKAVITVPAYFNDNQRQATKDAGAIAGLEVVRIINEPTAAALAYGIDKTEEEQKIMVFDFGGGTLDVTIMEFSEGVFEVVSTSGDTQLGGTDMDELLMDFVMKEFKNESGIDLRNDKMAMWRVREACEKAKIELSTTQTTEINLPFITADQTGPRHLSMNITRAKLEELVDPVIRKCKGPIDQALRDSSFGADKIDKIIMVGGPTRMPLVQKFLETTIGKKIQRGIDPMECVAMGAAIQGAVLAGEVKDVLLLDVTPLSLSIETLGGIATRLIERNTTIPTRKSQIFSTAADNQTTVEIHVLQGEREMAVGNTSLGKFQLMGIPSAPRGIPQIEVTFDIDADGILNVSAKDLGTGKQQSITITASTKLSQDEINHAVKEAEQFADEDKNRREKAEAVNQADSLIYSTEKTLEELGDKVTAAEREMMQKGIEELRQALEEGEISKIKEKTEALSKEMYQISSRIYQQISQEQAQAQQQAQADEPSGEQEGDYVDADYKIVDEE from the coding sequence ATGTCTCGGATCATAGGCATAGACCTGGGAACAAGCAACTCTGCGGCTGCGATCATGGAAGGTGGGAGGTCCACCATCATTCCCAGCGCGGAGGGTACCAGTATTGGGGGGAAGGCCTTCCCCTCGTATGTTGCGTTCACGAAGGAAAAAGAGCTCCTGGTCGGAGAGCCCGCTCGAAGGCAGGCGGTCACCAATCCAGAGAGCACCATTAAAGCCATCAAGCGGAAGATGGGTACTGATTACAAGGCTGAGATTTTCGGCAAGCAGTACACGCCACAGCAGATCTCCGCTTTCATTCTTCAGAAGATAAAAAGGGACGCCGAGGCGTACCTAGGCGAGAGTATACAAAAAGCTGTAATCACCGTTCCCGCCTACTTCAACGACAATCAGAGGCAGGCCACAAAGGATGCGGGAGCTATTGCGGGGTTGGAAGTCGTAAGGATCATCAACGAACCAACAGCTGCCGCTCTTGCATATGGAATTGACAAGACCGAAGAAGAGCAGAAGATAATGGTTTTTGACTTTGGAGGCGGAACCCTGGACGTTACCATCATGGAGTTCTCAGAGGGTGTTTTCGAGGTCGTATCCACAAGCGGGGACACCCAGCTAGGCGGTACCGACATGGATGAACTGCTCATGGATTTCGTCATGAAGGAGTTCAAGAATGAGTCGGGCATTGACCTAAGGAATGATAAGATGGCCATGTGGAGGGTGCGTGAGGCATGTGAGAAAGCAAAGATCGAGCTTTCAACCACCCAGACTACAGAGATCAACCTTCCTTTCATAACCGCAGATCAGACAGGTCCCAGACATCTTTCCATGAACATCACAAGGGCGAAGTTGGAGGAGTTAGTGGACCCTGTGATCAGGAAATGCAAGGGCCCAATAGACCAGGCCTTGAGGGACTCCAGCTTCGGTGCGGACAAGATAGACAAGATCATCATGGTCGGAGGACCGACTAGGATGCCCCTCGTCCAGAAGTTCCTAGAAACTACCATAGGCAAGAAGATCCAGAGGGGGATCGATCCTATGGAATGCGTGGCTATGGGAGCAGCCATTCAGGGTGCGGTTCTCGCCGGGGAGGTCAAGGATGTCCTCCTGCTGGATGTGACCCCTCTCTCCCTCAGCATCGAGACCCTGGGAGGAATCGCCACCAGGCTCATCGAAAGGAACACGACCATCCCCACAAGGAAGAGCCAGATATTCTCCACCGCTGCTGATAACCAGACCACCGTTGAGATTCACGTGCTTCAGGGCGAGAGGGAAATGGCTGTTGGCAACACATCATTGGGCAAATTTCAGCTAATGGGCATACCGTCCGCGCCGAGGGGAATCCCACAGATCGAGGTCACGTTCGACATCGATGCCGACGGTATCCTGAATGTATCTGCCAAGGATCTGGGTACGGGGAAGCAACAGAGCATCACGATAACCGCGAGCACGAAGCTATCCCAAGACGAGATCAACCACGCTGTCAAGGAGGCGGAGCAGTTCGCCGATGAGGACAAGAATCGCCGCGAGAAGGCCGAGGCTGTAAACCAAGCAGACTCGCTTATCTACTCAACGGAGAAAACGCTGGAGGAGCTCGGCGACAAGGTCACAGCAGCAGAGAGGGAGATGATGCAGAAGGGAATCGAGGAACTCCGCCAGGCCCTTGAGGAGGGAGAGATCTCGAAGATTAAGGAGAAGACAGAAGCCCTTAGCAAAGAGATGTATCAGATATCCTCGAGGATTTATCAGCAGATCAGTCAAGAGCAGGCCCAGGCACAGCAACAGGCCCAGGCTGATGAGCCCTCAGGAGAGCAAGAGGGCGATTACGTTGATGCTGATTACAAGATCGTTGATGAGGAATAG
- the dnaJ gene encoding molecular chaperone DnaJ — MAKKDYYEVLGVERGASNDEIKKSYRRLARQYHPDVTKEDRKDAEEKFKEMSEAYEVLVDDEKRKLYDTYGHAGVSGQFSGGDFDWGDFTHYGDIRDIFGDLGFGFGNSIFDMFFGGLGGAASQGNRPRKGESLRYDIEISLEDAAKGFSQEAKIPTWVNCEDCKGTGARGGNTITCPTCGGKGQVSTAQRRGYSQFVSIQACPKCNGRGVIAEKECSKCDGRGQIRKTSTLKIEIPPGVDNGTRLRIPGAGNPGRNGGPPGDLFVVVHVKEHELFKRDGPNIFIDWPICFTDAALGAEEEVPMVGGKVKLKVPPGSQSDTVFRLKGSGMPKPNGRGKGDQFVRIKIKVPTKLNKEQKELLEKFAEIEPHEKSFFDRFKLWH, encoded by the coding sequence ATGGCCAAGAAGGACTACTATGAGGTGCTGGGCGTCGAGCGTGGCGCCTCGAACGACGAGATCAAAAAATCCTATCGACGTCTAGCGAGGCAGTACCACCCAGATGTGACAAAGGAGGACCGCAAGGACGCTGAGGAAAAGTTCAAGGAGATGTCCGAAGCATACGAGGTCCTGGTCGACGACGAGAAGCGAAAGCTCTACGACACCTATGGTCATGCAGGCGTTTCAGGTCAGTTCAGTGGTGGCGATTTTGACTGGGGAGACTTCACCCATTATGGGGATATAAGGGACATTTTCGGCGATCTGGGGTTCGGGTTCGGCAACAGCATCTTCGACATGTTCTTCGGAGGTCTTGGAGGAGCTGCTTCTCAGGGTAACCGCCCCAGAAAGGGAGAGTCCCTTCGATACGACATAGAGATCAGTCTGGAGGACGCCGCCAAGGGCTTTAGCCAGGAGGCGAAAATTCCGACTTGGGTGAACTGTGAGGACTGTAAGGGCACTGGAGCCCGTGGGGGCAACACCATTACGTGCCCCACCTGCGGTGGTAAGGGACAGGTGTCAACCGCCCAACGCCGAGGATATTCTCAATTTGTCTCGATCCAAGCATGCCCCAAGTGCAATGGAAGGGGCGTGATCGCAGAGAAGGAATGCTCGAAGTGCGATGGGCGAGGTCAGATCAGAAAGACGTCCACATTGAAGATCGAGATACCTCCTGGGGTGGATAACGGTACGAGACTGCGCATTCCAGGGGCTGGAAACCCCGGAAGGAACGGTGGACCGCCCGGTGATCTCTTTGTCGTCGTCCATGTGAAAGAGCACGAGTTATTCAAGAGGGACGGCCCCAACATATTCATCGACTGGCCAATTTGCTTCACCGATGCAGCATTAGGGGCTGAAGAGGAGGTCCCCATGGTAGGGGGCAAGGTCAAGTTGAAGGTGCCACCGGGATCCCAGAGCGACACTGTTTTCCGACTGAAAGGAAGTGGAATGCCCAAGCCCAACGGTCGGGGAAAGGGGGACCAGTTCGTTCGCATCAAGATCAAGGTGCCTACCAAGCTCAATAAGGAGCAGAAGGAACTTCTTGAGAAGTTTGCAGAGATAGAGCCCCACGAAAAGAGCTTCTTTGACCGTTTCAAGCTTTGGCATTAG
- a CDS encoding MFS transporter — MSILGAVDQYREYDRRIWILFTSDLIVAIGFSVVMPFLAIYLHDGLGVPMSIVGTVYLVGALMAALGSIVGGELSDRLGRRRVMLFSVGMRALAFFLVALSVAAGHGFIIISFLVIISWFFGSLFEPSANAMIADLVQPGRRLEAYGLLRVGVNIGWALGPMIGGFLAAYSYSSLFMLTAICSSASFVMILFWVSESMHVKKPTTGFSLKDITSVRSDRTFLYFCITSFILWILISQMSSTYSVFAKSTVGLVETQIGYLYSINGAMVAILQIPIARLLSTRKMTRALILGSLLYVVGYFIAGLAGGFMLLAICMIIITLGELVVSPTSMNMVANLSPEKERGRYMGVFSFFTATGWSLGPAVGGLLLDSIAEPIILWGAISTIGLVSAVGYAMLGRKLSPEADRAGTKDGNN, encoded by the coding sequence GTGAGCATACTGGGCGCGGTCGATCAATACAGGGAGTATGACAGGCGAATCTGGATACTGTTCACCTCGGACCTGATCGTAGCTATCGGGTTCTCAGTGGTGATGCCCTTTCTCGCCATATATCTCCATGATGGCCTGGGCGTCCCAATGTCCATCGTTGGAACCGTCTACCTCGTTGGCGCCTTGATGGCCGCCCTGGGTTCCATCGTAGGTGGAGAGCTATCCGATAGACTTGGCCGACGCCGCGTAATGCTGTTCTCCGTTGGGATGAGGGCTCTTGCCTTCTTCTTAGTGGCCTTGTCAGTGGCCGCGGGTCACGGATTCATCATAATCTCCTTCCTGGTCATAATCAGCTGGTTCTTTGGGTCACTCTTCGAACCCTCTGCAAATGCGATGATCGCCGATCTTGTCCAACCCGGTAGGCGCCTTGAAGCCTATGGACTTCTGAGAGTGGGGGTAAACATCGGCTGGGCTCTGGGCCCCATGATCGGTGGATTCCTTGCAGCCTATTCCTACTCGTCACTATTCATGCTCACGGCAATCTGCAGCTCCGCATCCTTCGTCATGATACTCTTTTGGGTATCCGAATCGATGCACGTGAAAAAGCCCACCACCGGATTCAGCCTGAAGGACATAACCTCCGTCAGGAGCGACAGGACCTTCCTGTATTTCTGCATCACTTCATTCATCCTTTGGATCCTGATATCCCAGATGTCATCCACATACTCGGTGTTTGCCAAGAGCACGGTAGGCCTCGTGGAGACTCAGATAGGATACCTGTACTCGATCAACGGGGCGATGGTCGCCATATTACAGATCCCGATAGCCAGGCTTCTGTCAACGCGGAAGATGACACGCGCACTCATCCTTGGCTCCTTGCTTTACGTAGTTGGTTACTTCATCGCTGGCTTGGCCGGAGGTTTCATGCTCCTGGCCATCTGCATGATCATCATAACCCTGGGAGAGTTGGTAGTCTCGCCCACCTCGATGAACATGGTGGCCAATCTTTCTCCAGAGAAAGAGCGTGGCAGATACATGGGGGTGTTCAGCTTCTTCACCGCGACCGGTTGGTCATTGGGGCCAGCAGTTGGTGGACTTCTGTTGGATAGCATTGCAGAACCGATCATACTATGGGGGGCGATCTCGACCATTGGACTGGTGAGTGCTGTGGGGTATGCAATGCTCGGGCGAAAGCTCTCCCCTGAGGCCGATCGGGCCGGAACTAAAGATGGCAATAATTAA
- a CDS encoding AMP phosphorylase has protein sequence MKLKAKYIDMDAGEYTAVMHDEDCMEIGVREQDRVKVKHERKEITAILQTTDTMLAQGEIGLLGKAFKSMGIEPSEEVEVIYTPKPESVSFIKKKMRGEELSSEEIHILVQDITNRNLSPVEMSAYVTALYINGMNISETANLTEAMVDSGETIEFDHPVFDFHSVGGCPGNKVTLLIVPIVAAAGLMIPKTSSRAISSAAGTADVVEVFAKVSFDSSQLKNIAEKVGGTLAWGGSMNLAPADDLIIKVEYPLGIDPHAQLLASVMSKKKAVGSQFLVVDIPMGDGTKVKDMDAARSYSRDFIDLGERLGIKVECAITYGGQPVGRAVGPALEAREAISVLEGADHPRSVIEKACGLAGMLLEMGGIPRGEERAHEILESGEALKKFREIVEAQGGSPDIGSEDIVVGTHTHDIFASSCGYINSIDNQVIVKIARAAGAPKDKGAGLVLTKKKGDSVEKGEVLLTIYAENEAKLHRAIGKSREKDPVVIEGMLLKKIPSFERI, from the coding sequence GTGAAACTGAAGGCGAAATATATTGACATGGACGCCGGTGAGTACACGGCAGTAATGCATGATGAGGACTGCATGGAGATCGGGGTGAGGGAGCAAGACAGGGTCAAGGTGAAGCACGAGAGAAAGGAGATCACTGCCATTCTCCAGACCACAGACACAATGTTGGCACAGGGTGAGATCGGACTGCTTGGGAAAGCGTTTAAAAGTATGGGAATAGAACCATCGGAAGAAGTGGAGGTCATATATACTCCAAAGCCAGAATCGGTGAGCTTCATCAAGAAGAAAATGAGGGGGGAGGAGCTCTCATCGGAGGAAATACACATCCTAGTGCAGGACATCACCAATAGAAATCTGTCCCCGGTGGAGATGTCCGCCTATGTCACCGCCCTCTACATCAACGGAATGAACATCAGTGAGACCGCGAACCTCACCGAGGCCATGGTGGACAGCGGCGAAACCATCGAATTCGATCATCCGGTTTTCGACTTCCACAGTGTTGGTGGATGCCCAGGGAACAAGGTAACCCTCCTGATAGTGCCCATAGTGGCAGCAGCGGGACTTATGATCCCGAAGACCTCCTCGAGGGCGATCAGTAGCGCTGCAGGTACGGCAGACGTTGTTGAGGTTTTCGCCAAGGTCTCGTTCGACTCGAGCCAGCTCAAGAACATTGCCGAGAAAGTGGGGGGAACACTGGCTTGGGGGGGCTCCATGAACCTTGCCCCGGCTGACGACCTCATCATCAAAGTCGAATATCCCCTTGGAATCGATCCGCACGCCCAGCTCCTGGCCTCGGTCATGTCCAAGAAGAAGGCTGTTGGTTCGCAGTTTCTGGTGGTGGATATACCCATGGGCGATGGCACCAAGGTCAAGGACATGGACGCAGCCAGGTCGTATTCAAGGGACTTCATTGACCTGGGCGAAAGGCTCGGGATAAAGGTGGAGTGCGCGATCACGTACGGAGGCCAGCCGGTCGGAAGGGCTGTTGGACCCGCGCTGGAGGCGAGGGAGGCCATCTCCGTGCTCGAGGGGGCTGACCACCCACGATCGGTGATCGAGAAGGCCTGCGGACTGGCAGGGATGCTCCTGGAGATGGGTGGAATACCCAGAGGGGAAGAGAGAGCCCATGAGATCCTGGAGTCTGGAGAAGCCTTGAAGAAATTCAGAGAGATCGTGGAAGCTCAGGGTGGTTCTCCCGACATTGGCTCTGAGGATATCGTGGTCGGCACCCATACCCATGATATCTTTGCATCGAGCTGTGGGTACATCAACAGCATAGACAACCAGGTCATCGTGAAGATTGCAAGAGCGGCTGGAGCACCTAAGGACAAGGGCGCTGGCCTTGTTCTCACGAAGAAGAAGGGGGACAGTGTCGAGAAGGGTGAAGTTCTCCTGACCATCTACGCAGAGAACGAGGCGAAGCTCCATAGAGCAATTGGAAAATCTCGTGAAAAGGATCCGGTGGTCATCGAGGGGATGCTACTAAAGAAGATTCCCTCCTTCGAGAGGATCTAG
- a CDS encoding thermosome subunit, with protein sequence MGYGNTPILILKEGTRRDKGKDAQYNNIMAARTIADSVRSALGPRGMDKMLVDSMGDVVITNDGVTILKEIDVEHPAAKMLVEVAKTQDEECGDGTTTAVVIAGELLKKSVDLIEANVHPTIITGGYRMAAKKAIEVLEGLAIDTGVDDKETLKKIAMTAMISKAVSGSRELFAELSVDAVSAVAEKKDGGYVVDIDNVQIVKKQGGSMEDTEMIEGIIIDKEPVNPQMPKKIKKAKIALIDAPLEIKKTEIDAKIEITDPTQLQAFLDEEERMLRKMVDKIKSVGANVVMCQKGIDDLAQHFLAKEGILALRRVKKSDIEKLSKATGANITNKIDELEKADLGEAALVEMRKVQEDELTFVTGCKNPKAVSILIRGGTLHVVEEIGRSLEDAMSVVAVAIEDGKMVTGGGSTAVELAMKLREYAASIGGREQIAIDAFASAMEVIPTALAENAGLDPIDILIEMRKAHKAGKKHAGVNVYNGKVVDMYKENVLEPFRVGKQAINSATDAAVMILRIDDVIASRGGPGGMPGGMPGGMPDEAFED encoded by the coding sequence ATGGGATACGGTAATACCCCCATACTTATCCTGAAGGAGGGTACCAGGCGAGATAAGGGCAAGGACGCTCAATATAACAACATCATGGCAGCTCGGACCATAGCCGACTCGGTCAGGAGCGCCCTGGGTCCAAGGGGCATGGACAAGATGCTCGTTGATTCCATGGGTGATGTTGTCATCACAAACGATGGCGTGACTATCCTTAAGGAGATTGATGTGGAGCACCCCGCCGCAAAGATGCTTGTCGAGGTTGCTAAGACCCAGGACGAAGAGTGCGGTGATGGGACCACCACGGCTGTAGTGATTGCGGGAGAGCTTCTCAAGAAGTCGGTCGATCTAATCGAAGCCAACGTGCACCCGACGATCATCACTGGTGGATACAGGATGGCGGCCAAGAAGGCTATCGAAGTCCTCGAGGGTCTCGCCATCGATACTGGTGTCGACGACAAGGAAACTTTGAAGAAGATAGCCATGACCGCGATGATCAGCAAGGCTGTGTCGGGTTCCAGAGAGCTCTTTGCTGAACTCTCTGTGGATGCGGTTTCTGCTGTAGCGGAGAAGAAGGACGGCGGCTATGTCGTGGACATCGACAATGTTCAGATTGTGAAGAAGCAGGGCGGGTCCATGGAGGACACCGAGATGATCGAGGGCATTATAATCGACAAAGAACCCGTGAATCCCCAGATGCCCAAGAAGATCAAGAAGGCCAAGATCGCTCTCATCGACGCACCTCTTGAGATAAAGAAGACCGAGATCGATGCGAAGATCGAGATCACGGACCCCACTCAGCTTCAGGCGTTCCTCGACGAGGAAGAGAGGATGCTGCGCAAGATGGTGGACAAGATTAAGTCAGTGGGCGCCAACGTGGTCATGTGCCAGAAAGGCATTGACGACCTGGCTCAGCACTTCCTCGCCAAGGAAGGCATACTGGCTCTCAGGCGCGTAAAGAAGAGCGACATAGAGAAACTGTCCAAGGCTACTGGCGCAAACATCACCAACAAGATCGACGAGCTCGAGAAAGCAGATCTCGGTGAGGCCGCATTGGTCGAGATGAGAAAGGTCCAGGAGGACGAACTCACCTTCGTGACCGGCTGCAAGAATCCCAAGGCAGTTTCCATTCTGATAAGGGGCGGGACCCTGCATGTAGTCGAGGAGATCGGTCGTTCTCTCGAGGATGCCATGAGTGTAGTGGCAGTTGCCATCGAGGATGGTAAGATGGTCACCGGCGGTGGCTCCACTGCAGTGGAGTTGGCCATGAAGCTCAGGGAGTATGCAGCCTCTATTGGCGGAAGGGAGCAGATAGCCATCGACGCCTTCGCCAGCGCGATGGAGGTTATTCCCACCGCGCTCGCCGAGAACGCCGGACTTGACCCAATCGATATACTCATCGAGATGAGGAAGGCTCATAAGGCGGGCAAGAAGCATGCTGGTGTAAATGTCTACAACGGAAAGGTCGTGGACATGTACAAGGAGAATGTTCTCGAGCCCTTCCGCGTGGGCAAGCAGGCCATCAACTCTGCCACGGATGCAGCTGTCATGATCCTCAGGATCGATGACGTGATCGCTTCAAGAGGCGGACCCGGCGGTATGCCCGGCGGTATGCCCGGCGGTATGCCTGACGAGGCGTTCGAGGATTAA